Proteins encoded in a region of the Bombyx mori chromosome 23, ASM3026992v2 genome:
- the LOC101738688 gene encoding uncharacterized protein LOC101738688 isoform X1, whose product MKISGISIVLTIFAFRTSTGKSQNNNKYLPSFRIHAEESDHYDGVKSHKDNESSNLVAFLVENVKKIFDDLHETTSIIDRSFEKLDTLSEVQTQTLNHDDENEDENINVEKSSEATTYNTKIAGKVDKAYIKVTKRRKVNDATTINYQIHLSRDLMYHKTSSLAEQLTNRAENNTNCNLLYESQLERFAHRRRSCIACDNIMAKDCSDPKNKLVPSILCEREDDLCYSMHTPFGIIDRGCFNVNYNISTYVCSCNLCNYISISEMPYIFSSKRDWVDNVVELSRTIRFRKSVFKDMSCLRCEVNVTTERGDMLDSANCLEGNVGLLPREICGEDEICVVKSIRSQGYIWRGCAKSPLYNYWWKYCDSDLCNYDSITSIYDFL is encoded by the exons ATGAAAATAAGTGGGATTAGCATTGTTTTAACTATTTTCGCATTCAGAACAAGTACAGGGAAGTCACagaataacaataaatactTACCGTCGTTTAGAATACATGCTGAAGAATCAGATCATTATGATGGTGTAAAATCTCATAAAGATAACGAAAGCAGTAATCTTGTAGCTTTCTTAGTGGAAAATGTTAAAAAGATTTTTGACGATTTACACGAAACTACTTCAATAATAGATAGATCATTTGAAAAATTAGATACACTCTCGGAGGTACAAACACAAACTCTAAATCATGATGATGAAAATGAAgatgaaaatattaatgttgAGAAATCTTCTGAGGCTACAACATATAACACTAAAATTGCTGGTAAAGTTGATAAAGCATATATTAAAGTtacaaaaagaagaaaagtCAATGATGCTACTACAATAAATTATCAGATACATTTATCACGCGATTTAATGTATCACAAAACTTCATCTCTAGCTGAGCAACTAACGAATCGTGCTGAGAATAATACAAATTGTAACTTGTTGTATGAATCGCAATTAGAAAGATTTGCACATCGACGTCGATCGTGTATCGCATGTGATAATATAATGGCAAAAGATTGTAGTGACCCCAAGAATAAACT TGTGCCTTCTATTTTATGTGAACGTGAAGACGATTTGTGTTATTCAATGCACACTCCATTTGGAATTATCGATCGTGGATGTTTCAATGTGAATTACAATATTAGCACCTATGTCTGTTCCTGCAATCTTTGTAACTACATATCCATTTCTGAAATGCCATATATTTTCTCCAGCAAGCGCGATTGGGTCGATAATGTTGTTGAGCTCTCACGTACGATACGATTTAGAAAATCGGTTTTTAAAGATATGTCTTGCTTGAGATGTGAAGTTAACGTGACCACCGAAAGAGGAGATATGCTCGATAGCGCAAATTGCTTGGAAGGTAACGT AGGTTTATTACCCAGAGAAATATGCGGCGAAGACGAAATATGTGTTGTGAAATCAATTAGAAGTCAAGGCTATATTTGGAGAGGTTGTGCTAAGTCTCCACTGTACAATTACTGGTGGAAATACTGTGACAGTGATCTTTGTAACTATGACAGCATAACATCTATTTATGACTTTTTGTAG
- the LOC101738688 gene encoding uncharacterized protein LOC101738688 isoform X2, translating to MKISGISIVLTIFAFRTSTGKSQNNNKYLPSFRIHAEESDHYDGVKSHKDNESSNLVAFLVENVKKIFDDLHETTSIIDRSFEKLDTLSEVQTQTLNHDDENEDENINVEKSSEATTYNTKIAGKVDKAYIKVTKRRKVNDATTINYQIHLSRDLMYHKTSSLAEQLTNRAENNTNCNLLYESQLERFAHRRRSCIACDNIMAKDCSDPKNKLVPSILCEREDDLCYSMHTPFGIIDRGCFNVNYNISTYVCSCNLCNYISISEMPYIFSSKRDWVDNVVELSRTIRFRKSVFKDMSCLRCEVNVTTERGDMLDSANCLEEVYYPEKYAAKTKYVL from the exons ATGAAAATAAGTGGGATTAGCATTGTTTTAACTATTTTCGCATTCAGAACAAGTACAGGGAAGTCACagaataacaataaatactTACCGTCGTTTAGAATACATGCTGAAGAATCAGATCATTATGATGGTGTAAAATCTCATAAAGATAACGAAAGCAGTAATCTTGTAGCTTTCTTAGTGGAAAATGTTAAAAAGATTTTTGACGATTTACACGAAACTACTTCAATAATAGATAGATCATTTGAAAAATTAGATACACTCTCGGAGGTACAAACACAAACTCTAAATCATGATGATGAAAATGAAgatgaaaatattaatgttgAGAAATCTTCTGAGGCTACAACATATAACACTAAAATTGCTGGTAAAGTTGATAAAGCATATATTAAAGTtacaaaaagaagaaaagtCAATGATGCTACTACAATAAATTATCAGATACATTTATCACGCGATTTAATGTATCACAAAACTTCATCTCTAGCTGAGCAACTAACGAATCGTGCTGAGAATAATACAAATTGTAACTTGTTGTATGAATCGCAATTAGAAAGATTTGCACATCGACGTCGATCGTGTATCGCATGTGATAATATAATGGCAAAAGATTGTAGTGACCCCAAGAATAAACT TGTGCCTTCTATTTTATGTGAACGTGAAGACGATTTGTGTTATTCAATGCACACTCCATTTGGAATTATCGATCGTGGATGTTTCAATGTGAATTACAATATTAGCACCTATGTCTGTTCCTGCAATCTTTGTAACTACATATCCATTTCTGAAATGCCATATATTTTCTCCAGCAAGCGCGATTGGGTCGATAATGTTGTTGAGCTCTCACGTACGATACGATTTAGAAAATCGGTTTTTAAAGATATGTCTTGCTTGAGATGTGAAGTTAACGTGACCACCGAAAGAGGAGATATGCTCGATAGCGCAAATTGCTTGGAAG AGGTTTATTACCCAGAGAAATATGCGGCGAAGACGAAATATGTGTTGTGA
- the LOC101738688 gene encoding uncharacterized protein LOC101738688 isoform X3 has product MKISGISIVLTIFAFRTSTGKSQNNNKYLPSFRIHAEESDHYDGVKSHKDNESSNLVAFLVENVKKIFDDLHETTSIIDRSFEKLDTLSEVQTQTLNHDDENEDENINVEKSSEATTYNTKIAGKVDKAYIKVTKRRKVNDATTINYQIHLSRDLMYHKTSSLAEQLTNRAENNTNCNLLYESQLERFAHRRRSCIACDNIMAKDCSDPKNKLVPSILCEREDDLCYSMHTPFGIIDRGCFNVNYNISTYVCSCNLCNYISISEMPYIFSSKRDWVDNVVELSRTIRFRKSVFKDMSCLRCEVNVTTERGDMLDSANCLEGNV; this is encoded by the exons ATGAAAATAAGTGGGATTAGCATTGTTTTAACTATTTTCGCATTCAGAACAAGTACAGGGAAGTCACagaataacaataaatactTACCGTCGTTTAGAATACATGCTGAAGAATCAGATCATTATGATGGTGTAAAATCTCATAAAGATAACGAAAGCAGTAATCTTGTAGCTTTCTTAGTGGAAAATGTTAAAAAGATTTTTGACGATTTACACGAAACTACTTCAATAATAGATAGATCATTTGAAAAATTAGATACACTCTCGGAGGTACAAACACAAACTCTAAATCATGATGATGAAAATGAAgatgaaaatattaatgttgAGAAATCTTCTGAGGCTACAACATATAACACTAAAATTGCTGGTAAAGTTGATAAAGCATATATTAAAGTtacaaaaagaagaaaagtCAATGATGCTACTACAATAAATTATCAGATACATTTATCACGCGATTTAATGTATCACAAAACTTCATCTCTAGCTGAGCAACTAACGAATCGTGCTGAGAATAATACAAATTGTAACTTGTTGTATGAATCGCAATTAGAAAGATTTGCACATCGACGTCGATCGTGTATCGCATGTGATAATATAATGGCAAAAGATTGTAGTGACCCCAAGAATAAACT TGTGCCTTCTATTTTATGTGAACGTGAAGACGATTTGTGTTATTCAATGCACACTCCATTTGGAATTATCGATCGTGGATGTTTCAATGTGAATTACAATATTAGCACCTATGTCTGTTCCTGCAATCTTTGTAACTACATATCCATTTCTGAAATGCCATATATTTTCTCCAGCAAGCGCGATTGGGTCGATAATGTTGTTGAGCTCTCACGTACGATACGATTTAGAAAATCGGTTTTTAAAGATATGTCTTGCTTGAGATGTGAAGTTAACGTGACCACCGAAAGAGGAGATATGCTCGATAGCGCAAATTGCTTGGAAGGTAACGTGTAG
- the LOC101738688 gene encoding uncharacterized protein LOC101738688 isoform X5 — protein MFFVILFIHIQSFTINSNISTQNRQSWKKEKSLDGSQEALQRKSRDAANTSNEGLECLSCYADGISATDENCYKGSGVSTQKCLDAEKCYIELHPLYIKRGCVLPGSLNRTFVCKCPLCNDKPSYDPAYYEYTKLSDWEYDNERLKKPLMSVSLMCKVCETKGVNNFLDNICKSGLRTKSKVCARGQYCFINIDEQTDFVSRGCISEPVYNKFYKFCDESNCNRIPFHNIKRHNPYLKTLQMTRVSSQFSSSVGTSNIIFIYFIVLEIF, from the exons ATGTTTTTTGTCATTTTATTCATCCATATTCAAAGCTTTACAATAAACTCTAATATATCAACACAAAACAGGCAAAGTT ggaaaaaagaaaaatcccTAGATGGATCCCAGGAGGCTCTGCAAAGAAAATCAAGGGATGCGGCGAATACGAGTAACGAAGGCTTGGAATGTTTGTCGTGCTATGCGGACGGGATTTCCGCTACAGATGAGAATTGTTATAAGGGATCAGG ggTTTCGACACAAAAATGTTTGGATGCCGAAAAGTGCTATATCGAACTTCACCCTTTATACATAAAAAGGGGATGTGTATTACCTGGATCGCTAAATAGAACGTTTGTATGCAAATGTCCTTTATGTAACGATAAGCCTTCGTACGACCCCGCCTATTACGAATATACGAAACTTAGCGATTGGGAATATGATAACGAGCGCCTTAAGAAGCCTCTGATGTCGGTAAGCCTTATGTGTAAGGTTTGCGAAACTAAAGGGGTGAATAACTTTTTAgataatatctgtaaaagtggtCTAAG aacCAAGTCTAAGGTTTGTGCTCGTGGTCAATACTGTTTTATCAACATCGACGAGCAAACAGATTTTGTGTCAAGAGGATGTATAAGTGAACCCGTCTACAataagttttataaattttgtgaTGAATCAAATTGTAATAGAATaccatttcataatatcaaaaGACATAATCCCTATCTGAAAACTTTACAAATGACAAGGGTATCAAGCCAATTTTCGTCTTCCGTAGGCACttctaatataatttttatttattttattgttctagaaatattttaa
- the LOC101738688 gene encoding uncharacterized protein LOC101738688 isoform X4 has protein sequence MFFVILFIHIQSFTINSNISTQNRQSCEYSETKYTTRNIREYNKKFTDDELNKAFDENFKLHKGKKEKSLDGSQEALQRKSRDAANTSNEGLECLSCYADGISATDENCYKGSGVSTQKCLDAEKCYIELHPLYIKRGCVLPGSLNRTFVCKCPLCNDKPSYDPAYYEYTKLSDWEYDNERLKKPLMSVSLMCKVCETKGVNNFLDNICKSGLRTKSKVCARGQYCFINIDEQTDFVSRGCISEPVYNKFYKFCDESNCNRIPFHNIKRHNPYLKTLQMTRVSSQFSSSVGTSNIIFIYFIVLEIF, from the exons ATGTTTTTTGTCATTTTATTCATCCATATTCAAAGCTTTACAATAAACTCTAATATATCAACACAAAACAGGCAAAGTTGTGAGTATtctgaaacaaaatatacaacAAGAAACATAAGAGAATACAACAAAAAGTTTACCGATGATGAACTCAACAAAGCTTTTGAtgagaattttaaattacataaagggaaaaaagaaaaatcccTAGATGGATCCCAGGAGGCTCTGCAAAGAAAATCAAGGGATGCGGCGAATACGAGTAACGAAGGCTTGGAATGTTTGTCGTGCTATGCGGACGGGATTTCCGCTACAGATGAGAATTGTTATAAGGGATCAGG ggTTTCGACACAAAAATGTTTGGATGCCGAAAAGTGCTATATCGAACTTCACCCTTTATACATAAAAAGGGGATGTGTATTACCTGGATCGCTAAATAGAACGTTTGTATGCAAATGTCCTTTATGTAACGATAAGCCTTCGTACGACCCCGCCTATTACGAATATACGAAACTTAGCGATTGGGAATATGATAACGAGCGCCTTAAGAAGCCTCTGATGTCGGTAAGCCTTATGTGTAAGGTTTGCGAAACTAAAGGGGTGAATAACTTTTTAgataatatctgtaaaagtggtCTAAG aacCAAGTCTAAGGTTTGTGCTCGTGGTCAATACTGTTTTATCAACATCGACGAGCAAACAGATTTTGTGTCAAGAGGATGTATAAGTGAACCCGTCTACAataagttttataaattttgtgaTGAATCAAATTGTAATAGAATaccatttcataatatcaaaaGACATAATCCCTATCTGAAAACTTTACAAATGACAAGGGTATCAAGCCAATTTTCGTCTTCCGTAGGCACttctaatataatttttatttattttattgttctagaaatattttaa